The following proteins are encoded in a genomic region of Halomicrobium zhouii:
- a CDS encoding DUF7344 domain-containing protein: MSNTVPTNSDVRSVATDESSVDELFDVLTTERRRRVLSIMRGYDSPVPVERLAQDVAAQEADAAAMTVPESTVRDVHVSLHHRHLPKLDDAGLLDYDHDDRTVAPTSATDGVPIDIE, encoded by the coding sequence ATGAGCAACACTGTACCCACGAACTCCGACGTCCGATCGGTCGCGACCGACGAATCGTCCGTCGACGAACTGTTCGACGTACTCACCACGGAACGGCGTCGCCGCGTCCTCTCGATTATGAGAGGCTACGATTCGCCAGTCCCCGTCGAGCGGCTGGCACAGGACGTCGCCGCCCAGGAGGCGGACGCCGCCGCGATGACCGTCCCGGAGTCGACGGTCCGCGACGTGCACGTCTCCCTCCACCACCGCCACCTGCCGAAACTCGACGACGCGGGACTCCTCGACTACGACCACGACGACCGCACCGTCGCTCCGACGAGCGCCACCGACGGCGTCCCCATCGACATCGAGTGA
- a CDS encoding SPW repeat protein, with the protein MSDSDAYDDRTEVRDRDDDYDRTDEYDARGVDTNPTERGKWISALVALLGLWLVVEPFLFEMTAANFWNDVIIGLALIALGAYNYYRRADERLGSVAVGAFVALLGLWLLAAPFVFGTDAAVTEATGATFWNDVVVGALVVILGAYSAYEARDTDVARPART; encoded by the coding sequence ATGAGCGATAGCGACGCATACGACGACCGAACCGAGGTACGGGACCGCGACGACGACTACGACCGCACCGACGAGTACGACGCGCGCGGCGTCGACACCAATCCCACCGAACGGGGCAAGTGGATCTCGGCCCTCGTCGCGCTGCTCGGCCTGTGGCTCGTCGTCGAGCCGTTCCTGTTCGAGATGACGGCGGCGAACTTCTGGAACGACGTGATAATCGGCCTCGCGCTGATAGCCCTCGGCGCGTACAACTACTATCGACGCGCGGACGAGCGACTCGGCAGCGTCGCAGTCGGCGCGTTCGTCGCGCTGCTCGGCCTGTGGCTTCTCGCCGCGCCGTTCGTGTTCGGCACCGACGCCGCCGTGACCGAGGCGACCGGCGCGACCTTCTGGAACGACGTCGTGGTCGGCGCACTCGTGGTGATACTTGGCGCGTACAGCGCGTACGAGGCCCGGGACACCGACGTCGCACGTCCCGCGCGAACGTAG
- a CDS encoding FAD-dependent oxidoreductase, giving the protein MNSDTASHDGHRGAHEPIWIDRSESTDYDPLDGGLDVDVAVVGGGIVGVTTALKLTERGKSVALLERDRIVLGVTGHTTAKLTALHGLIYDYLTDHVGEEQARLYAEANEAAIDDVAETVAEYDVDCDFERAPAYTYTPERAEDPDYRRHRRAIRNEVEAARRAGLDASFVEETDLPYDVGGAIRVDDQAHFHPRNYLLELARRVPGDGSHVFEETTVEDVDGGDPCTVETDRGTVTADDVVLATHFPVRDDAAYFARLTPKRSYVVAATLNEDAPEGMYYQPYDPYFSVRPYPDSDEPMVLVGGQNHRTGEGGSTETRYEKLEAQARNHFDVDSIEYRWSTQDYRSVDRVPFVGPAGPGASNVYVATGFGGWGMTNGTAASVLLADLITGRENPWESVYAPTRLRARASKTELLSHNVHSMTHLAKDVLRQRPDVDLDSLGPGEGDVFDDGVDPVAVYRDDGGQIHAVSAVCTHMGCQVSWNDGERSWDCACHGSRFDVDGAVLDTPANDPLEPIDLGDVAHESPVRDAPDRDAPDSTPGSD; this is encoded by the coding sequence ATGAATTCTGACACAGCATCCCACGACGGTCACCGAGGAGCACACGAACCGATCTGGATCGACCGGTCCGAATCGACCGACTACGACCCGCTCGACGGCGGCCTGGACGTCGACGTCGCCGTCGTCGGGGGCGGCATCGTCGGCGTCACGACGGCCCTGAAACTGACAGAACGGGGCAAGTCGGTCGCGCTGCTCGAACGCGACCGGATCGTGCTGGGCGTGACCGGCCACACCACGGCCAAGCTCACCGCGTTACACGGGCTGATCTACGACTACCTGACCGACCACGTCGGCGAGGAGCAGGCCCGCCTGTACGCCGAGGCCAACGAGGCGGCCATCGACGACGTCGCGGAGACCGTCGCCGAGTACGACGTCGACTGCGACTTCGAGCGGGCGCCGGCGTACACGTACACCCCCGAGCGGGCCGAGGACCCGGACTACCGCCGGCACCGCCGAGCGATACGAAACGAAGTCGAGGCCGCCAGGCGCGCAGGGCTGGACGCGTCGTTCGTCGAGGAGACCGACCTGCCCTACGACGTCGGCGGGGCGATTCGCGTCGACGATCAGGCCCACTTCCACCCCCGGAACTACCTGCTCGAACTCGCGCGGCGGGTCCCCGGCGACGGCAGCCACGTCTTCGAGGAGACGACAGTCGAGGACGTGGACGGGGGCGACCCCTGCACCGTCGAGACGGACCGCGGGACCGTGACGGCCGACGACGTCGTCCTCGCGACCCACTTCCCCGTCCGCGACGACGCCGCCTACTTCGCGCGGCTGACCCCGAAGCGCTCCTACGTCGTCGCGGCGACGCTGAACGAGGACGCGCCCGAGGGGATGTACTACCAGCCCTACGACCCGTACTTCTCCGTCCGTCCCTACCCGGACAGCGACGAGCCGATGGTCCTCGTCGGCGGCCAGAACCACCGCACGGGCGAGGGGGGCAGTACGGAGACGCGGTACGAGAAACTCGAGGCCCAGGCCCGCAACCACTTCGACGTCGACTCGATCGAGTATCGGTGGTCGACGCAGGACTACAGGTCGGTCGACCGGGTGCCGTTCGTCGGCCCCGCCGGCCCGGGGGCCAGCAACGTCTACGTCGCGACCGGGTTCGGCGGGTGGGGGATGACCAACGGTACCGCCGCGAGCGTCCTGCTGGCCGACCTGATCACGGGACGAGAGAACCCATGGGAGTCGGTGTACGCGCCGACCAGACTGCGCGCTCGGGCGTCGAAGACGGAACTCCTCTCGCACAACGTCCACTCGATGACGCACCTCGCGAAGGACGTCCTCAGACAGCGGCCGGACGTCGACCTCGACTCGCTGGGCCCCGGCGAGGGCGACGTCTTCGACGACGGGGTCGACCCGGTCGCGGTGTATCGCGACGACGGCGGCCAGATCCACGCGGTGTCGGCCGTCTGCACGCACATGGGCTGTCAGGTGTCCTGGAACGACGGCGAACGCTCGTGGGACTGCGCCTGCCACGGCTCGCGGTTCGACGTCGACGGGGCGGTCCTGGACACACCGGCCAACGATCCGCTGGAACCGATCGACCTCGGAGACGTGGCTCACGAATCGCCCGTCCGCGACGCGCCTGACCGCGACGCCCCCGACTCGACTCCCGGCAGCGATTAA
- a CDS encoding YihY/virulence factor BrkB family protein, giving the protein MSLSLGGSSGRATSVLRAIAAEFKEENITFMAGSIAYYAFVSMFPLLLLALLVASIVGGQAFADVVIGLTQQYLTPAAQGIVTDSITQASNAASFSIIGIVALLWSVLKVFRGLDVAFASLYHSPGDNGILDQVKDGVIVLGGIVVAVAAMVVAGFLVRFVPDVPYIGALSFVFLIAALTAAFFPIYYVFPDVDVSVRDVIPGTVVAAVGWAILQSLFRVYTTYSSTGELYGAIGGVILLVTWLYFGALVLLLGVAVNVVLAGQSEAAKPTPNPEGNRSPE; this is encoded by the coding sequence GTGTCGCTGAGTCTCGGCGGCAGTAGCGGGCGCGCCACGTCCGTACTGCGAGCTATCGCCGCGGAGTTCAAGGAAGAGAACATCACCTTCATGGCCGGTTCCATCGCCTACTACGCGTTCGTCTCGATGTTCCCCCTGCTGTTGCTCGCGCTACTGGTCGCGTCCATCGTCGGTGGCCAGGCGTTCGCCGACGTCGTGATCGGTCTGACCCAGCAGTACCTGACGCCCGCCGCACAGGGGATAGTGACCGACTCTATCACCCAGGCCAGCAACGCCGCCAGCTTCTCGATCATCGGGATCGTGGCGCTGCTGTGGTCCGTGCTGAAGGTGTTCCGCGGGCTCGACGTCGCGTTCGCGTCGCTGTACCACTCGCCAGGCGACAACGGCATCCTCGACCAGGTGAAAGACGGCGTCATCGTCCTGGGCGGCATCGTCGTCGCAGTCGCTGCGATGGTGGTTGCCGGCTTCCTCGTCAGGTTCGTCCCCGACGTCCCGTACATCGGTGCGCTGAGCTTCGTGTTCCTCATCGCTGCCCTGACGGCCGCCTTCTTCCCGATATACTACGTCTTCCCCGACGTGGACGTCTCCGTCCGCGACGTGATTCCTGGCACCGTCGTCGCCGCCGTCGGGTGGGCGATCCTCCAGAGCCTCTTCCGCGTGTACACGACGTACTCCTCGACGGGCGAACTGTACGGGGCCATCGGCGGCGTCATCCTGCTGGTGACCTGGCTCTACTTCGGCGCGCTCGTCCTGTTGCTCGGTGTCGCGGTCAACGTCGTGCTCGCCGGCCAGTCGGAGGCGGCGAAACCGACGCCGAACCCGGAGGGGAATCGCTCGCCAGAATGA
- a CDS encoding pentapeptide repeat-containing protein — protein sequence MDDDAVPADRCGYEYSVSTLHDIGDSCCWRSVWNDEDRCVWHATGVPKFHDDYAAQAPDGPERLDGATVDTADLDGVDWFEGCSLIGTEFSHVDLRDASLAGADLRESTLDNVDVRQADLSRVNVEDASIRTCDLRGADFRHARFDQTVLSDVRINRDTRFGDAVVYEEELAAAEDAATFEENAQAAVWAYREIHNIHENNALPYEARQYYLKEKDVRRRLAWESGHRTRAVMAEGARWITGYGMSPWRVLATAAVIIVASALLYPLTGGLVETVSGGGGEPESITWSIEDPETAPQFVLVEAFYKSLYFSIVTFTTLGYGDVRPVGNFARGLAGVEALLGQLLVAVLVFVLTRRIS from the coding sequence ATGGACGACGACGCAGTTCCCGCGGACCGATGTGGCTACGAGTACAGCGTGAGCACGCTCCACGACATCGGCGACTCCTGTTGCTGGCGGTCCGTCTGGAACGACGAGGACCGCTGTGTCTGGCACGCGACCGGTGTTCCGAAGTTCCACGACGACTACGCGGCCCAGGCCCCGGACGGGCCGGAGCGCCTCGACGGTGCGACGGTCGACACGGCCGACCTCGACGGGGTCGACTGGTTCGAGGGATGTTCCCTGATCGGTACCGAATTCAGCCACGTCGACCTCCGGGATGCGTCGCTGGCTGGCGCGGACCTGCGCGAGTCGACGCTGGACAACGTCGACGTCCGCCAGGCCGACCTCTCGCGGGTGAACGTCGAGGACGCGTCGATACGGACCTGTGACCTGCGCGGTGCCGACTTCCGGCACGCCCGGTTCGACCAGACGGTGCTCTCGGACGTCCGCATCAATCGCGACACCAGGTTCGGCGACGCCGTCGTCTACGAGGAGGAACTGGCGGCGGCCGAGGACGCGGCCACCTTCGAGGAGAACGCCCAGGCGGCCGTCTGGGCCTACCGCGAGATTCACAACATCCACGAGAACAACGCGCTACCCTACGAGGCCCGCCAGTACTACCTGAAGGAGAAGGACGTCCGCCGCCGTCTCGCCTGGGAGTCGGGGCACCGGACGCGGGCAGTGATGGCCGAGGGCGCCCGCTGGATCACGGGCTACGGCATGAGTCCGTGGCGCGTCCTGGCGACGGCGGCCGTGATCATCGTCGCCTCGGCGTTGCTCTACCCGCTCACCGGCGGGCTGGTGGAGACGGTCAGCGGCGGCGGTGGCGAACCGGAGTCGATCACCTGGTCCATCGAGGACCCCGAGACGGCGCCGCAATTCGTCCTGGTCGAGGCGTTCTACAAGAGCCTCTACTTCAGCATCGTCACGTTCACGACGCTGGGATACGGCGACGTCCGCCCGGTCGGCAACTTCGCCCGGGGACTCGCGGGGGTCGAGGCGCTGCTGGGCCAGTTGCTCGTCGCCGTACTGGTGTTCGTGCTCACGCGCCGGATCAGCTGA
- a CDS encoding dodecin family protein translates to MTAVKVVKVLGTSAESWDDAADEAVREASKTIDDIRGVEVEDQTAKVEDGEVTEYRATVEVAFPVHEEQHAQ, encoded by the coding sequence ATGACAGCCGTCAAAGTAGTCAAAGTTCTCGGGACGTCAGCGGAATCGTGGGACGACGCCGCAGACGAGGCGGTGCGGGAGGCGAGCAAGACCATCGACGACATCCGGGGCGTCGAGGTAGAGGATCAGACGGCGAAGGTGGAAGACGGCGAGGTCACCGAGTACCGGGCCACCGTCGAAGTCGCCTTCCCCGTCCACGAGGAACAGCACGCCCAGTGA
- a CDS encoding NADH-quinone oxidoreductase subunit D, translated as MSTDQEIEAEEPEGDVDEEAIAALLGDRVIGTDHHENAPAFVVGPDHVADVLQTLKAQAGFDHLSLLTAQEYADRFESIYHLTSYEDRTREVSVVVPSSKDDPRNQSATSVFSTAGWHEREAYDLVGIDYAGHPDLRRILLPETWQGHPLSLDYDQQQPQVVTLAEHGEAMMSGATAQAEVSDQHEGSDRMFINIGPHHPATHGVLHLETQLDGEQVAHVDPDVGYLHRCEEQMCQNGTYRHKIIPYSDRWDYTANLPCEWAPARAIEDLADVEVPEYAQVLRTMATELGRMFGHFLAVATYALDVYGDFTAIFQYGIRDRETVQSILEDLTGQRMMFYYFRVGGVAWDLPTPRQEFVDKVRQFIDELPGRLAEYHDLITNNELFQMRTVDTGVVGPDVVKDYGVTGPVARASGVDYDLRRDDPYGYYDELDWEVATDDGCDNYARILVRLREVEESARIVSQCLDLLEDWPEDERTLQANVPRTLKPESDSETYKAVESAKGEMGVYVRSDGTASPARFKIRSPCFHNLSALPEMAEGEMIPDLIAAVGSLDIVLGSVDR; from the coding sequence ATGAGCACTGACCAGGAGATAGAGGCGGAGGAACCGGAGGGCGACGTCGACGAGGAGGCCATCGCGGCCCTGCTCGGCGACCGAGTGATCGGGACGGACCACCACGAGAACGCGCCGGCGTTCGTCGTCGGTCCGGACCACGTCGCGGACGTCCTGCAGACGCTGAAAGCGCAGGCCGGCTTCGACCACCTCTCACTGCTTACCGCACAGGAGTACGCGGACCGCTTCGAGAGCATCTACCACCTCACGAGCTACGAGGACCGTACCAGAGAGGTCTCCGTCGTCGTCCCATCGAGCAAGGACGACCCGCGCAACCAGTCGGCGACGTCGGTGTTCAGTACCGCCGGCTGGCACGAGCGGGAGGCCTACGACCTGGTCGGTATCGACTACGCGGGCCATCCCGACCTGCGGCGCATCCTCCTGCCGGAGACGTGGCAGGGCCACCCCCTCTCGCTGGACTACGACCAGCAACAGCCCCAGGTCGTCACCCTGGCCGAGCACGGCGAGGCGATGATGTCCGGGGCCACCGCCCAGGCCGAGGTGAGCGACCAGCACGAGGGGTCGGACAGGATGTTCATCAACATCGGGCCCCACCACCCGGCGACCCACGGCGTCCTCCACCTCGAAACCCAGCTCGACGGCGAGCAGGTCGCCCACGTCGACCCGGACGTCGGCTACCTCCACCGCTGCGAGGAGCAGATGTGCCAGAACGGCACCTACCGCCACAAGATCATCCCCTACTCCGACCGCTGGGACTACACTGCGAACTTGCCCTGCGAGTGGGCGCCGGCCCGCGCCATCGAGGACCTGGCCGACGTCGAGGTGCCGGAGTACGCCCAGGTGCTGCGGACGATGGCGACGGAACTGGGCCGGATGTTCGGTCACTTCCTCGCGGTGGCGACGTACGCACTGGACGTCTACGGGGACTTCACGGCCATCTTCCAGTACGGCATCCGCGACCGCGAGACGGTCCAGTCCATCCTGGAGGACCTGACCGGCCAGCGGATGATGTTCTACTACTTCCGGGTCGGCGGCGTCGCCTGGGACCTGCCTACGCCGCGCCAGGAGTTCGTCGACAAGGTGCGCCAGTTCATCGACGAACTCCCCGGTCGCCTGGCGGAGTACCACGACCTCATCACGAACAACGAACTGTTCCAGATGCGGACCGTCGACACGGGCGTCGTCGGCCCCGACGTGGTGAAAGACTACGGCGTCACCGGGCCGGTCGCTCGCGCCTCGGGCGTCGACTACGACCTCCGGCGGGACGACCCCTACGGCTACTACGACGAACTCGACTGGGAGGTCGCGACGGACGACGGCTGTGACAACTACGCGCGCATCCTGGTCCGCCTGCGCGAAGTCGAGGAGTCGGCCCGCATCGTCTCCCAGTGCCTGGACCTCCTCGAGGACTGGCCCGAGGACGAGCGCACGCTCCAGGCCAACGTCCCGCGGACGCTCAAGCCCGAGTCCGACTCGGAGACGTACAAGGCGGTCGAGTCCGCCAAGGGAGAGATGGGCGTCTACGTCCGCAGCGACGGGACCGCCAGCCCCGCCCGCTTCAAGATCCGCAGCCCCTGCTTCCACAACCTCTCGGCGCTCCCCGAGATGGCCGAGGGAGAGATGATCCCCGACCTCATCGCCGCCGTCGGCAGCCTCGATATCGTCCTCGGGAGCGTCGACCGGTAG
- a CDS encoding DUF7344 domain-containing protein, with translation MYSRVGDSPGRTERTDATGPPAEELADVLDDPHCRHLLDILDEEDGPVQEPDLARRVVARITGTSADAVDDDVQRRVQTWLHHGQLPVLDEYGVVEFDADAGEISIGKSPRP, from the coding sequence ATGTACTCACGCGTCGGTGACAGCCCCGGCCGAACCGAGCGAACGGACGCCACGGGACCGCCCGCGGAGGAACTCGCGGACGTGCTCGACGACCCGCACTGTCGACACCTCCTCGACATCCTGGACGAGGAAGACGGCCCGGTCCAGGAACCCGACCTGGCGAGACGCGTCGTGGCCCGGATCACCGGGACCTCGGCCGACGCCGTCGACGACGACGTCCAGCGCCGGGTCCAGACCTGGCTCCACCACGGCCAGTTGCCCGTCCTCGACGAGTACGGCGTCGTCGAGTTCGACGCCGACGCCGGCGAGATCAGTATCGGGAAATCGCCGCGCCCGTAG
- a CDS encoding CBS domain-containing protein, which produces MPSQGAPPQGISGVQPQQLHQGGTQMPQPGIQPQPGGQTRRSEGMRMRPIRVEEVVEEDVVTAERDTPISEVVAKMAEEDVGSVVVVEDDQPVGVITDRSVALALENTPDIANKQAGDLVSGDLVTATTSMSVFDALQHLSDEGIRRLPIVDDSGDLQGIITLDDVLVLLGSELNKVGETIKKQSPRL; this is translated from the coding sequence ATGCCCTCCCAGGGCGCACCGCCACAGGGAATCTCCGGCGTGCAGCCACAGCAGCTGCACCAGGGCGGCACACAGATGCCCCAGCCCGGCATCCAGCCCCAGCCCGGCGGGCAAACGCGACGGAGTGAGGGAATGCGCATGCGTCCGATCCGGGTCGAGGAGGTCGTCGAGGAAGACGTCGTCACTGCCGAGCGCGACACGCCCATCTCCGAGGTCGTCGCGAAGATGGCCGAGGAAGACGTCGGCAGCGTGGTCGTCGTCGAGGACGACCAGCCAGTCGGCGTCATCACCGACCGGAGCGTCGCCCTCGCTCTCGAGAACACGCCGGACATCGCGAACAAGCAGGCCGGAGACCTCGTCAGCGGCGACCTCGTCACCGCCACGACGAGCATGAGCGTCTTCGACGCACTCCAGCACCTCAGCGACGAGGGGATCCGCCGATTGCCCATCGTCGACGACAGCGGCGACCTCCAGGGCATCATCACGCTCGACGACGTCCTCGTCCTCCTGGGCAGCGAACTCAACAAGGTCGGCGAGACGATCAAGAAACAGTCGCCACGGCTGTAG
- a CDS encoding DUF7553 family protein yields MVDRIAEARKLVEEASDVTDDATVQEQLHSIDEGFAVLADEPDDAVKGDRLEEVEAKLVGLGDELDDEDRVHHLIENARDHVDAFRREKAQNW; encoded by the coding sequence ATGGTCGACCGCATCGCGGAAGCCCGCAAACTCGTCGAGGAGGCCAGTGACGTCACCGACGACGCCACGGTGCAGGAACAGCTCCACTCCATCGACGAGGGATTCGCTGTCCTCGCCGACGAACCCGACGACGCCGTCAAGGGCGACCGGCTAGAGGAAGTGGAGGCCAAACTGGTCGGGCTCGGTGACGAACTCGACGACGAAGACCGCGTCCACCACCTGATCGAGAACGCGCGCGACCACGTGGACGCGTTCCGCCGGGAGAAGGCACAGAACTGGTGA
- a CDS encoding HalOD1 output domain-containing protein, with amino-acid sequence MTDDVADGDWYETTFDPGPNQPNVDITETVAELKGVQSDELSPLYDAIDHVVDNIFSEPPDPDANVEVSFSYEGFRITISQDGDARFRPEE; translated from the coding sequence ATGACAGACGACGTGGCCGACGGCGACTGGTACGAGACGACGTTCGATCCGGGCCCGAACCAGCCCAACGTCGACATCACCGAGACTGTCGCGGAGCTAAAGGGAGTCCAGAGCGACGAACTCTCGCCCCTGTACGACGCCATCGACCACGTCGTCGACAACATCTTCTCCGAACCGCCCGACCCCGACGCTAACGTCGAAGTGTCGTTCTCCTACGAGGGGTTCCGCATCACGATCTCCCAGGACGGGGACGCGAGGTTCCGTCCCGAGGAGTGA
- a CDS encoding mechanosensitive ion channel family protein, whose product MTRTTALALQIDVPQYLESTVADIVAFLPRLVGALVVLIIGWVVGVAAARVVSRLTDAVELDRMVLDTPLGRIMGGSRQAVSDTFGAIAKWFVYALAILAAANVLAIPLLSQWISTAVSYLPAFIAGLAVIVVGFVVADFIGDAITKTRAATETAYTSWFATGTRMFLYFTAIVIGLDTMGIDVSILYVFANAIAWGVAAAIAIGVGLALGWGGHEYVANNINQWMGRASEGTPTPEEPRQTDGGSESRS is encoded by the coding sequence ATGACACGAACGACAGCACTGGCGTTACAGATCGACGTTCCGCAGTATCTGGAGAGCACCGTCGCAGACATCGTCGCGTTCCTGCCGAGACTCGTCGGGGCACTGGTCGTGTTGATCATCGGCTGGGTCGTCGGCGTCGCGGCGGCCAGAGTCGTCAGCAGATTGACCGACGCGGTCGAACTCGACAGGATGGTCCTCGATACACCCCTCGGCCGGATAATGGGCGGGTCGCGCCAGGCCGTCTCGGACACGTTCGGTGCCATCGCGAAGTGGTTCGTCTACGCGCTGGCCATCCTCGCGGCGGCGAACGTCCTCGCGATTCCGCTGCTGTCCCAGTGGATATCGACAGCCGTCTCGTACCTGCCCGCGTTCATCGCCGGCCTGGCGGTGATCGTGGTCGGCTTCGTCGTCGCGGACTTCATCGGCGACGCCATCACGAAGACGCGCGCGGCGACGGAGACGGCCTACACGTCGTGGTTCGCGACCGGGACGCGGATGTTCCTCTACTTCACCGCGATCGTGATCGGCCTGGACACGATGGGGATCGACGTCAGCATCCTCTACGTGTTCGCCAACGCCATCGCGTGGGGCGTCGCGGCGGCCATCGCCATCGGCGTCGGCCTCGCCCTCGGCTGGGGCGGCCACGAGTACGTCGCCAACAACATCAACCAGTGGATGGGCCGTGCGTCCGAGGGGACGCCCACTCCGGAGGAGCCACGCCAGACCGACGGGGGGAGCGAATCGCGCAGCTAA